The segment AATTGGACCAAAATCCGCTCTTGCAATACTCTCGATTGCCGATGTAGAGACACTCGAGTGTGCCGTGTCAGCCGGCGACAGCTCGTACCTTACGCAAGTCTCGGGTATAGGAAAGAAAAACGCGGAGAAGATAGTCCTTGAACTCAGCGACAAAATCGATGCGATTATTGACCTCTCAGAAGGAACAACATTTAAAGATGAGGCTGATACTCTCGAGGCACTCATTGCTCTCGGATATGGCACAAAAGAAGCACGGGATGCACTAAAAAATGTTCCTAAAGATGCCGTAGGGACAAGCGACAGACTCAAAGAGGCACTTAAAATGCTTGTAAAATGAAACCGTCCACTCTCCTTGAATCAATCCTCCGAACCGCTGAGAAATTTATTCCCCGCTTTCTGTACAAGTTTTTCCAACCTGCATATCACTTTGCACTCGCATTGCTTGGAGCTATCATATATCGTTTTCCTTCAAAACACCTTTCGGTAATTGCCATTACCGGTACCAAAGGAAAATCGTCAACAGCAGAGCTAATAAATGCAATTCTTGAGGAGGCGGGTCATACAACGGCACTGCTCTCAACTATTCGCTTTAAGATTGGAGATGAGTCAAAACGCAACCTTTTTAAGATGACAGTCCCCGGCAGATTCTTTCTGCAACATTTCTTACGCAGAGCAGTAAAAAAGGGGTGCTCATATGCTATTATTGAGATGACATCAGAAGCAGCTAAATTTTTTCGCCACAAATTTATTGATTTTGACACACTTGTTTTTACCAATCTTTCTCCAGAACACATAGAAGCTCACGGCTCATTTGAAAAGTATGTGGAGGCAAAACTCAGACTTCGCAACGCGGTGGGACACTCCTCCAAACCCCGCAAAACAATAGTGGCAAACGGTGATGATGTTTATGGTAAAGAGTTTTTAAATATTGGTGGAGTACAAAAAATATCATTTACTCTTACAGACGCAGAACCATTTGAGCTGCATGAAAATGACACGACTCTCACGATAGATGGCACTGCTATCCACTCACAGCTTGTGGGGACGTTTAATATTTACAACATACTCGCTGCAGCATCTGTTGCCAAAAATGAAGGTGTAGACATCCAAACCATCAAAGTGGCGCTTGAAAAAGTTTCCACCATCCCAGGAAGAGTTGAAAAAATAGAAGAAGGTCAATCGTTTGATGTTATTGTTGATTACGCGCACACGAAAGATTCACTGGAACAACTCTACGGTGCATTTAAAGACAAACGAAAAATATGCGTACTCGGAGCAACAGGTGGGGGTAGAGACAAGCGAAAACGACCGGAGATGGGAGCTGTTGCCGATCAGTTTTGTGAATATATTATTTTGACCAATGAAGATCCATATGACGAGGATCCTCGAACAATTGTGGATGAACTAGCGATCGGTATAAAAAATCACAAACCTGAAATCATAATGGACAGACGGCAAGCTATACAAGAAGCGTTTAAACGAGCTGACTCTGGGGACGTAGTACTTATAACCGGAAAAGGTACTGACCCATATATTATGGAAGCAAAGGGCAAAAAAACTCCATGGAGTGATTCAGATGTAGCGCGCACAGAATTACAAAAACAGCATGTTTAACAAAAGAGTTGGGTAACCGCATTATTATCGTATGGATGCTAGAGAAGATCTCTTTTTTTTCATAATCTTACTTATCGGTCTGTGGATCGCTTGGGTCGCAACTGGTGGACCAGGACGTGCGGATGATTCTAAACCATTTCTTGGATCGGGAGACGTGTCCGCTCCCAGTGAAATTAGTCAAGCTGATCCTGCAATAAAAGACATCGAGGAATCTTCGCCATATGCCGGAATGGTAACATTTACCGGAGACAGAAGCGGGCCAAGAAAAAAGTTGGCCGACGAGGAATATATCACTCTTCGCGCCTCAAGAAATAACTCTGAAAATATTCGCATCTCCGACTGGTATATTGAGAGCCTCATCACAAAACGGCGTGTGCGTATAGGTGGAGCGTCTTCACTTCCCCGCTCTGGAGCTGTTAATAGAGAAACTCCAATCTTTCTTCCGCCTAGTGAAAAAGTTATTATAACAACCGGTAAATCTCCAACAGGCATCTCGTTCAGAACCAACAAATGTACTGGCTACTTTGAGCAATTTCAAGACTTTACTCCTCGGCTCGACCGTTCGTGCCCGTATCCTGAAGATGAACTCATTGATTTTTCCAGCATTCCCGCCACTGACGATGCTTGTTTTGATTTTGTTGAAGACCTATCTCGTTGCGAAGCAGTGCTTGAGACATTGCCTCTTACTATGTCTCCTCAATGTAATCAGTTTATTACGAAAAACCTTAATTACAACGGTTGTGTCGCAAACCACCGGAACGA is part of the Patescibacteria group bacterium genome and harbors:
- the ruvA gene encoding Holliday junction branch migration protein RuvA, which translates into the protein MIASLEGVITQREDGSIVLSVVGVGYRIFITSETNKKLKKEGGTICLFTHLAVRETSMDLYGFLDKKELLFFQMLISISGIGPKSALAILSIADVETLECAVSAGDSSYLTQVSGIGKKNAEKIVLELSDKIDAIIDLSEGTTFKDEADTLEALIALGYGTKEARDALKNVPKDAVGTSDRLKEALKMLVK
- a CDS encoding UDP-N-acetylmuramoyl-L-alanyl-D-glutamate--2,6-diaminopimelate ligase; this translates as MKPSTLLESILRTAEKFIPRFLYKFFQPAYHFALALLGAIIYRFPSKHLSVIAITGTKGKSSTAELINAILEEAGHTTALLSTIRFKIGDESKRNLFKMTVPGRFFLQHFLRRAVKKGCSYAIIEMTSEAAKFFRHKFIDFDTLVFTNLSPEHIEAHGSFEKYVEAKLRLRNAVGHSSKPRKTIVANGDDVYGKEFLNIGGVQKISFTLTDAEPFELHENDTTLTIDGTAIHSQLVGTFNIYNILAAASVAKNEGVDIQTIKVALEKVSTIPGRVEKIEEGQSFDVIVDYAHTKDSLEQLYGAFKDKRKICVLGATGGGRDKRKRPEMGAVADQFCEYIILTNEDPYDEDPRTIVDELAIGIKNHKPEIIMDRRQAIQEAFKRADSGDVVLITGKGTDPYIMEAKGKKTPWSDSDVARTELQKQHV